One Dysidea avara chromosome 7, odDysAvar1.4, whole genome shotgun sequence genomic region harbors:
- the LOC136259900 gene encoding SCO-spondin-like isoform X2, with product MRSWHLLLLTAFAICGLATSTYSTGKCVVSWSSWSSWSFCNKRCGLGVQQRHRSCVSSGNCPYSHSHQDVVKGSSSDDENPTLHPSEDDIISSGDDPAEADKKSASSIEVDTSNNQSFYQSLKLLCPGRGHEIKKCFKSSCVYFTWASWGSWSGCTSTCGGYGRRYRRRKCERTYNYAAPRCVGSNQEVESCGTQCCPVDATWSSWSSFSLCSKSCGGGYRVSSRVCIKAKCGGKEYCEGESKRYIPCNTDCCRKPPYWGIWKDWSVCSKKCGGGISYRKRTCYPSKCPDPYVKKCTGHGYEEKKCNEQCCPVKPYWGDWEEWSVCNKKCGGGISYRKRKCIPSKCPYSDPRYNKCDGNDYEEKKCNEQCCPVKPYWGDWEEWTVCSKKCGGGISYRKRKCIPSKCPYSDPRYNKCYGNDYEEKKCNEQCCPERPEWSEWAVWSTCSKRCGGGFSYRRRKCIQSKCPHPYYKTCEGSGYEEKKCNEKCCPEAPSWAKWENWSVCSKKCGSGISYRRRKCVPSKCPYSDRRYNKCFGSGYEEKKCNEQCCPEKPYYGDWEEWSVCSKKCGGGISYRKRKCLPSKCPYSDPRYNKCDGNDYEEKKCNDQCCPVKPYYGDWEEWSVCSKKCGGGISYRKRKCLPSKCPYSDPRYNKCDGNDYEEKKCNDQCCPVKPYYGDWEEWSVCSKKCGGGISYRKRKCLPSKCPYSDPRYNKCDGNDYEEKKCNDQCCPVKPYYGDWEEWSVCSKKCGGGISYRKRKCLPSKCPYSDPRYNKCDGNDYEEKKCNDQCCPVKPYYGDWEEWSVCSKKCGGGISYRKRKCLPSKCPYSDPRYNKCDGNDYEEKKCNDQCCPEKPYWGDWENWSICSKKCGSGISYRKRKCLPSKCPYSDPQYNKCYGNDYEEKKCNEQCCPEKPYWGGWEEWSVCSKKCGGGISYRKRKCLPSKCPYSDPRYNKCDGSDYEEKKCNEECCPQPPSWGTWSKWNYCSKTCGGGLKNRTRHCYQSKCPDYGKCSGHGYEEAKCNEHCCPERPYWGEWENWSVCSKKCGGGVSYRKRKCIPSKCPSPYYKTCQGRSYEEKKCNEKCCPEKPYWGDWEEWSVCSKKCGGGISYRKRKCVPSKCPYSDPQHNKCYGNDYEEKKCNENCCPEKPYWGGWQEWSVCSKKCGGGISYRKRKCIPSKCPYADPSHNKCYGSDYEEKKCNEKCCPEKPHYGDWEEWSVCSKKCGGGISYRKRKCIPSKCPYADPSHNKCDGSDYEEKKCNEKCCPEKPYWGDWEEWSVCSKKCGGGISYRKRKCYQSKCPDPYYTKCDGSDYEEKKCNDQCCPEKPHWGDWEEWSVCSKKCGGGISYRKRKCIPSKCPYSDLSHNKCDGNDYEEKKCNDKCCPEPDHFGEWSTWSKCSSSCGKGKKFRKRECYQSKCPTDYRGCKGSNYEYADCDAGCCPKNGYWGSWSSWSDCSVSCGYGQQRRERKCHEPECGGKGCWGSKYSAKSCYIQCEAPTTKGDYYDKHQW from the exons aTGAGGAGTTGGCACCTGCTGCTGCTGACAGCATTTGCCATATGTGGCCTGGCCACTAGTACTTACAGCACAG GAAAATGTGTAGTATCATGGTCTAGTTGGAGTTCATGGAGTTTTTGCAATAAAAGATGTGGATTAGGTGTACAACAAAGACATCGTTCTTGTGTCAGTTCAGGAAACTGTCCATACAG CCATTCTCACCAAGATGTAGTGAAGGGCAGCAGCTCAGATGATGAAAATCCAACACTGCATCCATCAGAGGATGATATTATCTCCAGTGGAGATGACCCAGCTGAGGCAGACAAGAAGTCTGCTAGTTCCATAGAAGTGGATACCTCTAATAACCAATCCTTCTACCAATCACTTAAACTCCTATGTCCAGGAAGGGGACATGAAATCAAAAAATGTTTCAAATCTAGTTGTG TATACTTCACATGGGCTTCATGGGGTTCGTGGAGTGGCTGTACTTCAACTTGTGGAGGCTATGGGCGCCGCTATAGACGAAGAAAATGTGAAAGAACTTACAACTATGCTGCACCGAGGTGTGTGGGTAGTAACCAAGAAGTAGAATCTTGTGGTACACAATGTTGTCCAG TTGATGCAACATGGAGTTCATGGAGTTCATTTAGCTTGTGCAGCAAAAGCTGTGGTGGTGGCTACAGAGTTTCTTCTAGAGTCTGCATCAAGGCTAAGTGTGGAGGAAAGGAATATTGTGAAGGAGAGTCTAAGAGATACATACCATGTAACACAGATTGCTGTCGCA AACCACCATATTGGGGCATATGGAAGGATTGGTCTGTATGCAGCAAGAAGTGTGGTGGTGGAATTTCCTACAGAAAGAGAACATGCTACCCATCCAAGTGCCCGGATCCTTATGTTAAAAAGTGCACTGGACATGGTTATGAAGAGAAGAAATGCAATGAGCAGTGCTGTCCAG TCAAACCATATTGGGGAGATTGGGAGGAATGGTCTGTGTGTAACAAGAAGTGTGGAGGTGGAATTTCTTACAGAAAGAGGAAGTGTATCCCATCAAAATGTCCATACTCTGATCCTCGATACAACAAATGTGATGGCAATGATTATGAAGAGAAGAAATGCAATGAGCAATGTTGTCCAG TGAAACCATATTGGGGAGATTGGGAGGAATGGACTGTATGTAGCAAAAAGTGTGGAGGTGGAATTTCTTACAGAAAGAGAAAGTGCATTCCATCAAAATGTCCATACTCCGATCCTCGATACAACAAGTGCTATGGCAACGATTATGAAGAGAAGAAATGTAATGAGCAGTGTTGTCCAG AACGCCCAGAATGGAGTGAATGGGCTGTATGGTCAACTTGCAGCAAGAGGTGTGGAGGTGGATTTTCATACAGACGAAGAAAGTGCATACAATCCAAGTGCCCCCATCCTTATTATAAAACCTGTGAAGGAAGTGGATATGAAGAGAAGAAGTGCAATGAGAAGTGCTGCCCAG AGGCTCCAAGCTGGGCTAAATGGGAAAACTGGAGTGTGTGCAGCAAAAAATGTGGTAGTGGAATCTCTTACAGAAGAAGAAAATGTGTTCCATCAAAATGTCCCTACTCTGACCGTCGATACAACAAATGTTTTGGAAGTGGATATGAAGAGAAAAAATGCAATGAACAATGTTGTCCAG AAAAACCATACTACGGAGATTGGGAGGAATGGTCTGTATGTAGCAAAAAGTGTGGTGGAGGAATTTCTTACAGAAAGAGAAAGTGCCTTCCATCAAAGTGTCCATACTCTGACCCTCGATACAACAAATGTGATGGAAATGACTATGAAGAGAAGAAATGCAATGACCAATGTTGTCCAG TGAAACCATACTATGGAGATTGGGAGGAATGGTCTGTGTGTAGCAAAAAGTGTGGTGGAGGAATTTCTTATAGAAAGAGAAAGTGCCTTCCATCAAAGTGTCCATACTCTGACCCTCGATACAACAAATGTGATGGAAATGACTATGAAGAGAAGAAGTGCAATGACCAATGTTGTCCAG TGAAACCATACTACGGAGATTGGGAGGAATGGTCTGTGTGTAGCAAAAAGTGTGGTGGAGGAATTTCTTATAGAAAGAGAAAGTGCCTTCCATCAAAGTGTCCATACTCTGACCCTCGATACAACAAATGTGATGGAAATGACTATGAAGAGAAGAAATGCAATGACCAATGTTGTCCAG TGAAACCATACTACGGAGATTGGGAGGAATGGTCTGTGTGTAGCAAAAAGTGTGGTGGAGGAATTTCTTATAGAAAGAGAAAGTGCCTTCCATCAAAGTGTCCATACTCTGACCCTCGATACAACAAATGTGATGGAAATGACTATGAAGAGAAGAAGTGCAATGACCAATGTTGTCCAG TGAAACCATACTATGGAGATTGGGAGGAATGGTCTGTGTGTAGCAAAAAGTGTGGTGGAGGAATTTCTTATAGAAAGAGAAAGTGCCTTCCATCAAAGTGTCCATACTCTGACCCTCGATACAACAAATGTGATGGAAATGACTATGAAGAGAAGAAGTGCAATGACCAATGTTGTCCAG AAAAACCATACTGGGGTGACTGGGAAAATTGGTCCATTTGTAGCAAGAAGTGTGGAAGTGGAATTTCGTACAGAAAGAGAAAATGCCTTCCATCAAAGTGCCCATATTCTGATCCTCAATATAACAAGTGCTATGGCAATGATTACGAAGAGAAGAAATGTAACGAGCAGTGTTGTCCAG AAAAGCCATACTGGGGAGGTTGGGAAGAATGGTCTGTGTGTAGCAAGAAGTGTGGAGGTGGAATTTCTTACAGAAAGAGAAAATGCCTTCCATCAAAATGTCCATACTCTGATCCTCGATACAACAAATGTGATGGTAGTGATTACGAAGAGAAAAAATGTAATGAAGAATGCTGTCCAC AACCTCCATCATGGGGTACATGGAGCAAATGGAACTACTGCAGCAAGACTTGCGGAGGCGGTTTAAAGAACAGAACCAGACACTGCTACCAAtccaagtgtcctgattacgGAAAATGTTCAGGTCATGGATATGAAGAAGCTAAATGTAATGAACACTGTTGTCCAG AACGTCCATACTGGGGAGAGTGGGAAAATTGGAGTGTATGTAGCAAAAAATGTGGAGGAGGAGTGTCCTACAGAAAGAGAAAGTGTATTCCCTCCAAATGCCCCTCACCTTATTACAAGACATGTCAAGGTCGTTCATATGAAGAAAAGAAATGTAATGAAAAATGCTGTCCTG AAAAACCATACTGGGGAGATTGGGAGGAATGGTCTGTGTGTAGCAAGAAGTGTGGAGGAGGAATTTCTTACAGAAAGAGGAAATGTGTACCATCAAAATGTCCATACTCTGATCCTCAGCATAACAAGTGCTATGGCAATGATTATGAAGAGAAGAAATGTAACGAGAACTGCTGTCCAG AAAAACCATATTGGGGTGGATGGCAAGAATGGTCTGTGTGTAGCAAGAAATGTGGAGGAGGAATTTCTTACAGAAAGAGGAAGTGTATCCCATCAAAATGTCCGTATGCTGATCCTTCACACAACAAATGTTATGGAAGTGACTATGAGGAGAAGAAATGTAATGAAAAATGCTGTCCAG AAAAACCACACTATGGAGATTGGGAGGAATGGTCTGTGTGCAGCAAGAAGTGTGGAGGAGGAATTTCTTACAGAAAGAGGAAGTGTATCCCATCAAAATGTCCGTATGCTGATCCTTCACACAACAAATGTGACGGAAGTGACTATGAGGAGAAGAAATGTAATGAGAAATGCTGTCCAG AAAAACCATATTGGGGAGATTGGGAGGAATGGTCTGTGTGTAGCAAGAAGTGTGGAGGAGGAATTTCTTACAGAAAGAGGAAGTGCTATCAGTCCAAGTGTCCAGATCCTTACTACACAAAGTGCGACGGAAGTGACTATGAGGAAAAGAAGTGCAATGACCAATGTTGTCCAG AAAAACCACACTGGGGAGATTGGGAGGAATGGTCTGTCTGTAGCAAGAAATGTGGAGGAGGAATTTCATACAGAAAGAGGAAATGTATACCATCAAAATGTCCATACTCTGATCTTTCACACAACAAATGTGATGGAAATGATTATGAAGAGAAGAAATGTAATGATAAATGCTGTCCAG AACCAGACCATTTTGGTGAATGGTCAACATGGAGCAAGTGCAGCTCTAGTTGTGGAAAGGGCAAAAAGTTCCGCAAGAGGGAATGCTACCAATCTAAATGTCCAACAGATTACAGAGGGTGTAAAGGAAGTAACTATGAGTATGCTGACTGTGACGCTGGTTGCTGTCCAA AGAATGGCTACTGGGGCTCATGGTCTAGTTGGAGTGACTGCTCAGTATCTTGTGGCTATGGACAACAAAGGagagaaagaaaatgtcatgaACCAGAATGTGGAGGAAAGGGCTGTTGGGGCAGCAAATACAGTGCCAAGTCCTGCTACATTCAATGTGAAGCTCCCACAACTAAAGGAGACTACTATGATAAACATCAGTGGTAG
- the LOC136259900 gene encoding SCO-spondin-like isoform X1: protein MRSWHLLLLTAFAICGLATSTYSTGKCVVSWSSWSSWSFCNKRCGLGVQQRHRSCVSSGNCPYSHSHQDVVKGSSSDDENPTLHPSEDDIISSGDDPAEADKKSASSIEVDTSNNQSFYQSLKLLCPGRGHEIKKCFKSSCVYFTWASWGSWSGCTSTCGGYGRRYRRRKCERTYNYAAPRCVGSNQEVESCGTQCCPVDATWSSWSSFSLCSKSCGGGYRVSSRVCIKAKCGGKEYCEGESKRYIPCNTDCCRKPPYWGIWKDWSVCSKKCGGGISYRKRTCYPSKCPDPYVKKCTGHGYEEKKCNEQCCPVKPYWGDWEEWSVCNKKCGGGISYRKRKCIPSKCPYSDPRYNKCDGNDYEEKKCNEQCCPVKPYWGDWEEWTVCSKKCGGGISYRKRKCIPSKCPYSDPRYNKCYGNDYEEKKCNEQCCPERPEWSEWAVWSTCSKRCGGGFSYRRRKCIQSKCPHPYYKTCEGSGYEEKKCNEKCCPEAPSWAKWENWSVCSKKCGSGISYRRRKCVPSKCPYSDRRYNKCFGSGYEEKKCNEQCCPEKPYYGDWEEWSVCSKKCGGGISYRKRKCLPSKCPYSDPRYNKCDGNDYEEKKCNDQCCPVKPYYGDWEEWSVCSKKCGGGISYRKRKCLPSKCPYSDPRYNKCDGNDYEEKKCNDQCCPVKPYYGDWEEWSVCSKKCGGGISYRKRKCLPSKCPYSDPRYNKCDGNDYEEKKCNDQCCPVKPYYGDWEEWSVCSKKCGGGISYRKRKCLPSKCPYSDPRYNKCDGNDYEEKKCNDQCCPVKPYYGDWEEWSVCSKKCGGGISYRKRKCLPSKCPYSDPRYNKCDGNDYEEKKCNDQCCPVKPYYGDWEEWSVCSKKCGGGISYRKRKCLPSKCPYSDPRYNKCDGNDYEEKKCNEQCCPEKPYWGDWENWSICSKKCGSGISYRKRKCLPSKCPYSDPQYNKCYGNDYEEKKCNEQCCPEKPYWGGWEEWSVCSKKCGGGISYRKRKCLPSKCPYSDPRYNKCDGSDYEEKKCNEECCPQPPSWGTWSKWNYCSKTCGGGLKNRTRHCYQSKCPDYGKCSGHGYEEAKCNEHCCPERPYWGEWENWSVCSKKCGGGVSYRKRKCIPSKCPSPYYKTCQGRSYEEKKCNEKCCPEKPYWGDWEEWSVCSKKCGGGISYRKRKCVPSKCPYSDPQHNKCYGNDYEEKKCNENCCPEKPYWGGWQEWSVCSKKCGGGISYRKRKCIPSKCPYADPSHNKCYGSDYEEKKCNEKCCPEKPHYGDWEEWSVCSKKCGGGISYRKRKCIPSKCPYADPSHNKCDGSDYEEKKCNEKCCPEKPYWGDWEEWSVCSKKCGGGISYRKRKCYQSKCPDPYYTKCDGSDYEEKKCNDQCCPEKPHWGDWEEWSVCSKKCGGGISYRKRKCIPSKCPYSDLSHNKCDGNDYEEKKCNDKCCPEPDHFGEWSTWSKCSSSCGKGKKFRKRECYQSKCPTDYRGCKGSNYEYADCDAGCCPKNGYWGSWSSWSDCSVSCGYGQQRRERKCHEPECGGKGCWGSKYSAKSCYIQCEAPTTKGDYYDKHQW, encoded by the exons aTGAGGAGTTGGCACCTGCTGCTGCTGACAGCATTTGCCATATGTGGCCTGGCCACTAGTACTTACAGCACAG GAAAATGTGTAGTATCATGGTCTAGTTGGAGTTCATGGAGTTTTTGCAATAAAAGATGTGGATTAGGTGTACAACAAAGACATCGTTCTTGTGTCAGTTCAGGAAACTGTCCATACAG CCATTCTCACCAAGATGTAGTGAAGGGCAGCAGCTCAGATGATGAAAATCCAACACTGCATCCATCAGAGGATGATATTATCTCCAGTGGAGATGACCCAGCTGAGGCAGACAAGAAGTCTGCTAGTTCCATAGAAGTGGATACCTCTAATAACCAATCCTTCTACCAATCACTTAAACTCCTATGTCCAGGAAGGGGACATGAAATCAAAAAATGTTTCAAATCTAGTTGTG TATACTTCACATGGGCTTCATGGGGTTCGTGGAGTGGCTGTACTTCAACTTGTGGAGGCTATGGGCGCCGCTATAGACGAAGAAAATGTGAAAGAACTTACAACTATGCTGCACCGAGGTGTGTGGGTAGTAACCAAGAAGTAGAATCTTGTGGTACACAATGTTGTCCAG TTGATGCAACATGGAGTTCATGGAGTTCATTTAGCTTGTGCAGCAAAAGCTGTGGTGGTGGCTACAGAGTTTCTTCTAGAGTCTGCATCAAGGCTAAGTGTGGAGGAAAGGAATATTGTGAAGGAGAGTCTAAGAGATACATACCATGTAACACAGATTGCTGTCGCA AACCACCATATTGGGGCATATGGAAGGATTGGTCTGTATGCAGCAAGAAGTGTGGTGGTGGAATTTCCTACAGAAAGAGAACATGCTACCCATCCAAGTGCCCGGATCCTTATGTTAAAAAGTGCACTGGACATGGTTATGAAGAGAAGAAATGCAATGAGCAGTGCTGTCCAG TCAAACCATATTGGGGAGATTGGGAGGAATGGTCTGTGTGTAACAAGAAGTGTGGAGGTGGAATTTCTTACAGAAAGAGGAAGTGTATCCCATCAAAATGTCCATACTCTGATCCTCGATACAACAAATGTGATGGCAATGATTATGAAGAGAAGAAATGCAATGAGCAATGTTGTCCAG TGAAACCATATTGGGGAGATTGGGAGGAATGGACTGTATGTAGCAAAAAGTGTGGAGGTGGAATTTCTTACAGAAAGAGAAAGTGCATTCCATCAAAATGTCCATACTCCGATCCTCGATACAACAAGTGCTATGGCAACGATTATGAAGAGAAGAAATGTAATGAGCAGTGTTGTCCAG AACGCCCAGAATGGAGTGAATGGGCTGTATGGTCAACTTGCAGCAAGAGGTGTGGAGGTGGATTTTCATACAGACGAAGAAAGTGCATACAATCCAAGTGCCCCCATCCTTATTATAAAACCTGTGAAGGAAGTGGATATGAAGAGAAGAAGTGCAATGAGAAGTGCTGCCCAG AGGCTCCAAGCTGGGCTAAATGGGAAAACTGGAGTGTGTGCAGCAAAAAATGTGGTAGTGGAATCTCTTACAGAAGAAGAAAATGTGTTCCATCAAAATGTCCCTACTCTGACCGTCGATACAACAAATGTTTTGGAAGTGGATATGAAGAGAAAAAATGCAATGAACAATGTTGTCCAG AAAAACCATACTACGGAGATTGGGAGGAATGGTCTGTATGTAGCAAAAAGTGTGGTGGAGGAATTTCTTACAGAAAGAGAAAGTGCCTTCCATCAAAGTGTCCATACTCTGACCCTCGATACAACAAATGTGATGGAAATGACTATGAAGAGAAGAAATGCAATGACCAATGTTGTCCAG TGAAACCATACTATGGAGATTGGGAGGAATGGTCTGTGTGTAGCAAAAAGTGTGGTGGAGGAATTTCTTATAGAAAGAGAAAGTGCCTTCCATCAAAGTGTCCATACTCTGACCCTCGATACAACAAATGTGATGGAAATGACTATGAAGAGAAGAAGTGCAATGACCAATGTTGTCCAG TGAAACCATACTACGGAGATTGGGAGGAATGGTCTGTGTGTAGCAAAAAGTGTGGTGGAGGAATTTCTTATAGAAAGAGAAAGTGCCTTCCATCAAAGTGTCCATACTCTGACCCTCGATACAACAAATGTGATGGAAATGACTATGAAGAGAAGAAATGCAATGACCAATGTTGTCCAG TGAAACCATACTACGGAGATTGGGAGGAATGGTCTGTGTGTAGCAAAAAGTGTGGTGGAGGAATTTCTTATAGAAAGAGAAAGTGCCTTCCATCAAAGTGTCCATACTCTGACCCTCGATACAACAAATGTGATGGAAATGACTATGAAGAGAAGAAGTGCAATGACCAATGTTGTCCAG TGAAACCATACTATGGAGATTGGGAGGAATGGTCTGTGTGTAGCAAAAAGTGTGGTGGAGGAATTTCTTATAGAAAGAGAAAGTGCCTTCCATCAAAGTGTCCATACTCTGACCCTCGATACAACAAATGTGATGGAAATGACTATGAAGAGAAGAAGTGCAATGACCAATGTTGTCCAG TGAAACCATACTACGGAGATTGGGAGGAATGGTCTGTGTGTAGCAAAAAGTGTGGTGGAGGAATTTCTTATAGAAAGAGAAAGTGCCTTCCGTCAAAGTGTCCATACTCTGACCCTCGATACAACAAATGTGATGGAAATGACTATGAAGAGAAGAAATGCAATGAGCAATGTTGTCCAG AAAAACCATACTGGGGTGACTGGGAAAATTGGTCCATTTGTAGCAAGAAGTGTGGAAGTGGAATTTCGTACAGAAAGAGAAAATGCCTTCCATCAAAGTGCCCATATTCTGATCCTCAATATAACAAGTGCTATGGCAATGATTACGAAGAGAAGAAATGTAACGAGCAGTGTTGTCCAG AAAAGCCATACTGGGGAGGTTGGGAAGAATGGTCTGTGTGTAGCAAGAAGTGTGGAGGTGGAATTTCTTACAGAAAGAGAAAATGCCTTCCATCAAAATGTCCATACTCTGATCCTCGATACAACAAATGTGATGGTAGTGATTACGAAGAGAAAAAATGTAATGAAGAATGCTGTCCAC AACCTCCATCATGGGGTACATGGAGCAAATGGAACTACTGCAGCAAGACTTGCGGAGGCGGTTTAAAGAACAGAACCAGACACTGCTACCAAtccaagtgtcctgattacgGAAAATGTTCAGGTCATGGATATGAAGAAGCTAAATGTAATGAACACTGTTGTCCAG AACGTCCATACTGGGGAGAGTGGGAAAATTGGAGTGTATGTAGCAAAAAATGTGGAGGAGGAGTGTCCTACAGAAAGAGAAAGTGTATTCCCTCCAAATGCCCCTCACCTTATTACAAGACATGTCAAGGTCGTTCATATGAAGAAAAGAAATGTAATGAAAAATGCTGTCCTG AAAAACCATACTGGGGAGATTGGGAGGAATGGTCTGTGTGTAGCAAGAAGTGTGGAGGAGGAATTTCTTACAGAAAGAGGAAATGTGTACCATCAAAATGTCCATACTCTGATCCTCAGCATAACAAGTGCTATGGCAATGATTATGAAGAGAAGAAATGTAACGAGAACTGCTGTCCAG AAAAACCATATTGGGGTGGATGGCAAGAATGGTCTGTGTGTAGCAAGAAATGTGGAGGAGGAATTTCTTACAGAAAGAGGAAGTGTATCCCATCAAAATGTCCGTATGCTGATCCTTCACACAACAAATGTTATGGAAGTGACTATGAGGAGAAGAAATGTAATGAAAAATGCTGTCCAG AAAAACCACACTATGGAGATTGGGAGGAATGGTCTGTGTGCAGCAAGAAGTGTGGAGGAGGAATTTCTTACAGAAAGAGGAAGTGTATCCCATCAAAATGTCCGTATGCTGATCCTTCACACAACAAATGTGACGGAAGTGACTATGAGGAGAAGAAATGTAATGAGAAATGCTGTCCAG AAAAACCATATTGGGGAGATTGGGAGGAATGGTCTGTGTGTAGCAAGAAGTGTGGAGGAGGAATTTCTTACAGAAAGAGGAAGTGCTATCAGTCCAAGTGTCCAGATCCTTACTACACAAAGTGCGACGGAAGTGACTATGAGGAAAAGAAGTGCAATGACCAATGTTGTCCAG AAAAACCACACTGGGGAGATTGGGAGGAATGGTCTGTCTGTAGCAAGAAATGTGGAGGAGGAATTTCATACAGAAAGAGGAAATGTATACCATCAAAATGTCCATACTCTGATCTTTCACACAACAAATGTGATGGAAATGATTATGAAGAGAAGAAATGTAATGATAAATGCTGTCCAG AACCAGACCATTTTGGTGAATGGTCAACATGGAGCAAGTGCAGCTCTAGTTGTGGAAAGGGCAAAAAGTTCCGCAAGAGGGAATGCTACCAATCTAAATGTCCAACAGATTACAGAGGGTGTAAAGGAAGTAACTATGAGTATGCTGACTGTGACGCTGGTTGCTGTCCAA AGAATGGCTACTGGGGCTCATGGTCTAGTTGGAGTGACTGCTCAGTATCTTGTGGCTATGGACAACAAAGGagagaaagaaaatgtcatgaACCAGAATGTGGAGGAAAGGGCTGTTGGGGCAGCAAATACAGTGCCAAGTCCTGCTACATTCAATGTGAAGCTCCCACAACTAAAGGAGACTACTATGATAAACATCAGTGGTAG